One stretch of Hymenobacter sublimis DNA includes these proteins:
- a CDS encoding DUF5712 family protein, which produces MHAKLINPNVHGKKAYNNQGSAAQTLNYLTQEARKNGLEARFFDGQLDALDRDSVLAALDNNVKGLRANEAKFYSLVLSPSPEELAHVGGGDEEKLRTFTREVMAAYAAGFRLKDGGAVGKDELVWGAIIHQERTHRGTDAAVKEGEARAGQPRPGLQAHIHVVVSARDRSQRVTLNPGGRVSRFSLRDWQEEARLVFERQFQYQGPAPKRKDAPAISAPNPKRNVRIAERVGQLNRQAEPSQRLDAERVQRIAQGRGYDRIFYDRLRRVEDRARQGRPLDNAYHLLATGREEPARPNTGHRVRQALHSLQQTLRATSGPERVATQDIGEQRRRGQWEAEL; this is translated from the coding sequence ATGCACGCCAAGCTGATTAACCCAAATGTGCACGGCAAAAAGGCCTATAATAACCAGGGCAGCGCCGCGCAGACCCTGAATTACCTGACCCAAGAGGCCCGAAAGAATGGCCTGGAGGCTCGCTTTTTTGACGGGCAGCTAGACGCGCTGGACCGGGATTCCGTGCTGGCAGCCCTGGACAACAACGTGAAAGGGCTGCGGGCTAATGAGGCCAAGTTCTACTCCCTGGTGCTGAGCCCCAGCCCGGAGGAGCTGGCCCACGTCGGGGGTGGCGATGAGGAGAAGCTGCGCACGTTTACCCGGGAGGTAATGGCCGCCTATGCAGCAGGGTTTCGCCTCAAAGACGGAGGGGCTGTGGGGAAGGATGAGCTGGTGTGGGGCGCCATCATTCACCAGGAGCGCACCCACCGGGGCACCGACGCGGCCGTGAAAGAAGGGGAGGCCCGGGCCGGGCAGCCTCGGCCCGGCTTGCAGGCCCACATCCACGTGGTCGTATCGGCCCGGGACCGAAGCCAGCGCGTCACGCTCAACCCCGGCGGGCGCGTGAGCCGGTTCAGTTTGCGCGACTGGCAGGAGGAGGCCCGGCTCGTATTTGAGCGGCAGTTTCAGTACCAGGGCCCTGCGCCTAAACGAAAGGACGCCCCAGCCATTTCAGCACCGAACCCCAAGCGCAACGTGCGGATTGCCGAACGGGTTGGGCAGCTGAACCGGCAGGCCGAGCCCAGCCAGCGCCTGGATGCCGAGCGGGTGCAGCGCATTGCGCAGGGGCGGGGCTATGACCGCATTTTCTACGACCGGCTGCGACGGGTGGAAGACCGCGCCCGGCAGGGGCGGCCCCTCGACAATGCCTATCACCTGCTGGCCACGGGCCGCGAGGAACCCGCCCGACCCAATACCGGGCACCGGGTACGCCAGGCCTTGCACAGCCTGCAGCAGACCCTGCGAGCTACCAGCGGGCCGGAGCGCGTGGCCACCCAGGACATTGGGGAGCAGCGCCGGCGCGGGCAGTGGGAGGCCGAATTGTAA
- a CDS encoding ParA family protein: protein MKIICVANQKGGIGKSTLITVLAGALSADYGYRVLVVDADSQQTLAGVRLTNDQPSVDLEREAGTLAEPAFPYALESVGMGQVYDRLDEVSDDYDVVFIDVPGRSDDTAMIDVLSGANVVLVPVGASDAERLATISFMQLLQEISRLSREQGLDFQFFGVHSHRTNLKEEKDMDEFTDALGLPRLQASLRQLGCYKRLSTRYSYLNPAYRRAVGADASVEAEVRALCDELIARAQLTSELIS, encoded by the coding sequence ATGAAAATCATCTGCGTTGCCAACCAGAAGGGCGGCATTGGTAAGAGTACCCTCATCACCGTGCTGGCCGGTGCCCTCTCGGCCGACTATGGCTACCGCGTGCTCGTGGTCGATGCCGACTCCCAGCAAACCCTGGCCGGGGTGCGCCTCACCAACGACCAGCCCAGCGTGGACCTGGAGCGCGAAGCCGGCACGCTCGCCGAGCCGGCCTTTCCCTACGCGCTGGAATCGGTCGGTATGGGCCAAGTGTACGACCGGCTCGACGAAGTCAGCGACGACTACGACGTGGTGTTCATTGACGTGCCCGGCCGCTCGGACGATACGGCCATGATTGACGTGCTCAGCGGCGCCAACGTGGTGCTCGTGCCCGTGGGGGCCTCCGATGCCGAGCGCCTGGCCACGATTTCCTTTATGCAGCTGCTGCAGGAGATTTCCCGGCTTTCGCGGGAGCAGGGGCTGGACTTCCAGTTCTTCGGCGTGCACTCGCACCGCACCAACCTGAAAGAGGAAAAGGACATGGACGAGTTCACCGACGCGCTGGGCCTGCCGCGCCTGCAGGCTTCGCTGCGCCAGCTCGGCTGCTACAAGCGTCTCTCGACCCGCTACAGCTACCTCAACCCGGCCTACCGGCGGGCGGTGGGGGCCGATGCCTCCGTGGAAGCCGAAGTGCGCGCCCTGTGCGATGAGCTGATTGCCCGCGCCCAACTCACCTCTGAACTCATATCGTAA
- a CDS encoding Fic family protein: MEKNVQWPLLVFGTSDPALNRRIRQARQREELREVAPRIYSPDLTTPPAVLVRKNWLPIIQHLFPGAIISHRSQLEGQPTGDGHLFLTYKYTRNVELPGLTVHLLEGPGPQPGDAPFGGGDILFASEARGLLENLQPARVRKGGVSKALPIETVEERLEMVLRVRGEAGLNALRDQARDVATALNWPDELAALQRIVGALLTTHSIKVLSSPVARARALGLPFDAGRVALFTTLAGALRTTALPERVDPAPVAPAYYTVAFFEAYFSNFIEGTVFQVDEAHRMVETGQAVGGRHADSHDVLSTYQLCSNPAEMRVVPRSAEELLALLQRRHGQLMRARPDKRPGQWKEYANQAGLTNFVEPELVRGTLHEGFALYQGLTDPLARAMFMMFLISEVHPFDDGNGRLARLMMNAELVSAGQCRIIVTTRAREAYLDALRRLSRQSDPSLYIRMLSGAQQFVADLRVSTYEEVKQQLEAQEAFTEVSSQLRW; encoded by the coding sequence ATGGAAAAAAATGTACAGTGGCCGTTGCTGGTGTTTGGCACGTCCGACCCGGCGCTAAACCGCCGGATTCGGCAGGCGCGCCAGCGGGAGGAGCTACGCGAAGTAGCGCCGCGTATCTACTCGCCGGATTTGACAACGCCCCCGGCCGTGTTAGTGCGCAAGAACTGGCTGCCCATTATCCAGCATCTTTTCCCAGGGGCCATTATCAGCCACCGCTCCCAGCTCGAAGGCCAGCCCACGGGCGATGGGCACTTGTTTCTGACGTACAAATACACGCGCAACGTTGAGTTGCCCGGCCTGACGGTGCACCTGCTCGAAGGGCCCGGGCCCCAGCCCGGCGATGCTCCCTTTGGGGGAGGCGACATCCTTTTCGCATCGGAGGCCCGGGGGCTGCTGGAAAACCTGCAGCCGGCCCGCGTCCGCAAGGGGGGCGTCAGCAAGGCCCTGCCCATCGAGACCGTGGAAGAGCGGCTGGAGATGGTGCTGCGCGTGCGGGGGGAAGCGGGCCTAAATGCCCTGCGCGACCAGGCCCGCGACGTGGCCACGGCCCTGAACTGGCCCGATGAGCTGGCCGCGCTGCAGCGCATTGTGGGCGCGCTGCTCACCACCCACTCGATTAAGGTGCTTTCCTCGCCGGTGGCGCGGGCCCGGGCCCTGGGACTGCCCTTTGATGCCGGCCGGGTGGCCTTGTTTACCACGCTCGCGGGGGCGCTGCGCACCACGGCCCTGCCGGAGCGCGTGGACCCGGCCCCCGTGGCCCCGGCGTATTACACGGTGGCGTTCTTCGAGGCATACTTCTCCAATTTCATCGAGGGCACGGTCTTCCAGGTCGACGAGGCGCACCGGATGGTGGAAACGGGCCAGGCGGTGGGCGGACGGCACGCTGATTCGCACGATGTGCTGAGCACGTATCAACTCTGCAGCAACCCGGCCGAGATGCGCGTCGTGCCCCGCTCGGCGGAAGAGCTGCTGGCCCTGCTGCAGCGGCGCCACGGCCAGCTGATGCGGGCGCGGCCCGACAAGCGGCCCGGCCAGTGGAAAGAATACGCCAACCAGGCCGGCCTGACCAACTTCGTGGAGCCCGAGCTGGTGCGCGGCACTCTGCACGAAGGTTTTGCCCTATACCAGGGCCTGACGGACCCGCTGGCCCGGGCTATGTTCATGATGTTTTTAATCAGCGAGGTGCACCCCTTCGACGACGGCAACGGCCGCCTGGCCCGCCTGATGATGAACGCCGAGCTGGTTAGCGCCGGCCAGTGCCGGATTATCGTCACTACCCGGGCCCGGGAGGCCTACCTGGATGCGCTGCGCCGCCTGAGCCGGCAATCGGACCCGAGCCTGTACATCCGCATGCTAAGCGGCGCCCAGCAGTTTGTGGCCGACTTACGGGTAAGCACCTACGAAGAGGTAAAGCAGCAGCTCGAAGCCCAGGAAGCTTTCACCGAAGTGAGCTCGCAGCTGCGCTGGTAG
- a CDS encoding DUF6088 family protein has product MSESIMQRVRQQVLAYPPGELLTYADLVTEPAQFGAVAAALSRLSREGLLARYAKGQYYRPQTGRFGTLKPSEGAVMRTLTAPAGKVAAYPTGVALYNQLGLTTQVPAQLQVTTPKPRRTRSPRVGFVLRPAPERASDVPLLQWLEVLRDLRRIPDARPDEVLSRVQRFIKGLSPARRSRLVELALGQAPPRARAVLGAVLEQQADPKSAARLRATLNPLTTYRLGLSAAALPNRAAWNIH; this is encoded by the coding sequence ATGTCCGAGTCCATTATGCAGCGCGTCCGCCAGCAGGTGCTGGCTTACCCGCCGGGCGAGCTGCTGACCTATGCCGACCTGGTGACAGAGCCGGCGCAGTTCGGTGCCGTCGCCGCGGCCCTGAGCCGGCTGAGCCGGGAAGGACTGCTGGCCCGCTACGCCAAAGGGCAGTACTACCGGCCGCAAACGGGACGCTTTGGCACGCTAAAGCCTTCTGAGGGCGCCGTGATGCGCACGCTGACGGCCCCAGCAGGCAAAGTGGCAGCCTATCCCACCGGCGTCGCGCTCTACAACCAACTGGGCCTAACCACCCAGGTGCCCGCTCAGCTCCAGGTTACCACTCCCAAGCCGCGGCGCACCAGGTCCCCGCGCGTGGGGTTTGTGCTGCGCCCGGCGCCGGAGCGCGCCAGCGACGTGCCGCTGCTCCAGTGGCTGGAGGTGCTGCGCGATTTGCGCCGCATTCCCGATGCCCGGCCCGATGAGGTGCTCTCCCGGGTGCAGCGCTTTATCAAAGGCCTCTCCCCTGCCCGGCGCAGCCGCCTCGTGGAACTGGCCCTTGGCCAAGCCCCGCCCCGTGCCCGCGCCGTGCTGGGGGCCGTGCTGGAGCAGCAGGCCGACCCGAAAAGCGCCGCTCGGCTGCGGGCTACGCTCAACCCCCTGACCACCTACCGGCTCGGCCTCAGCGCTGCCGCCCTGCCTAACCGCGCCGCATGGAACATCCACTAA
- a CDS encoding ArdC family protein: protein MKKQARPTAEKTTRPDVYQIVTDRVIAALESGQIAWRKPWHAAYGLPRNYVSGRAYTGINAFLLHLVGGTPFFLTFRQARDLGGNIRKGAKGMPVIYYNVTTRTDKQTGEEEKTPFIKYYTVFSIDDVEGVDIVLPEQPRDRAHEPLAAAEALVANWASCPRIEHGGAQAYYAPGPDFVSVPRPETFVSGEAYYSTLFHELTHATGHPSRLDRPDLAEALRPSGRASYAREELTAEMGAAFLCGHAGLDPSATLENTAAYLQFWLEQLRGDKKLVVQAASRAQRAAELILGNATPDETEPDPQRTPPAAAAEVVASEEAQPAPRVEAGALSPRPALPTLPPVVLGQETLPSLTTVVVATQRIELTRLLEHPAFTEEQRRTATGRILAETDPARLGRWLTNIMRQITEWEERTLAEEAKQNPHFAAFEQVPE, encoded by the coding sequence ATGAAAAAGCAAGCCCGCCCCACCGCCGAAAAAACTACCCGCCCCGACGTGTACCAGATTGTGACGGACCGCGTCATTGCCGCTCTCGAATCCGGTCAGATTGCCTGGCGCAAGCCCTGGCATGCCGCCTACGGGCTGCCCCGCAATTACGTCAGCGGGCGGGCCTATACCGGCATCAACGCCTTTCTGCTGCACCTGGTGGGCGGCACGCCGTTCTTTCTCACCTTCCGGCAGGCCCGGGATCTGGGCGGCAACATCCGCAAGGGCGCCAAAGGCATGCCCGTGATTTACTACAATGTCACGACCCGCACCGACAAGCAAACCGGTGAGGAAGAGAAAACGCCCTTTATCAAGTACTACACCGTCTTTTCCATCGATGACGTGGAAGGCGTGGACATCGTCCTGCCCGAGCAGCCCCGGGACCGCGCCCACGAGCCCCTGGCCGCGGCCGAAGCCCTGGTCGCCAACTGGGCGAGTTGCCCCCGCATCGAGCACGGCGGCGCCCAGGCCTACTACGCCCCCGGTCCCGACTTCGTGAGCGTACCCCGTCCGGAAACCTTCGTTAGCGGCGAAGCCTACTATTCGACCCTGTTTCACGAGCTGACCCACGCCACCGGCCACCCCAGCCGCCTGGACCGCCCCGACCTGGCCGAAGCCCTGCGCCCGAGCGGCCGCGCTAGCTACGCCCGCGAGGAGCTAACGGCCGAGATGGGTGCCGCCTTTCTGTGTGGTCACGCGGGGCTGGACCCCAGCGCGACGCTGGAAAATACTGCGGCTTACCTGCAGTTTTGGCTGGAGCAGCTGCGCGGGGATAAGAAGCTGGTGGTGCAGGCCGCCAGCCGCGCCCAGCGGGCCGCCGAGCTGATTCTCGGCAACGCAACCCCCGACGAAACCGAGCCCGACCCCCAGCGCACGCCTCCCGCCGCCGCGGCGGAGGTCGTGGCCAGCGAGGAAGCGCAGCCAGCGCCCCGGGTGGAGGCTGGCGCCTTGTCGCCCCGCCCGGCGCTGCCCACGCTGCCGCCGGTGGTATTGGGGCAGGAAACCCTGCCTTCGCTGACCACGGTCGTCGTTGCCACGCAGCGCATTGAGCTGACCCGCCTGCTGGAACATCCCGCTTTTACCGAGGAGCAGCGCCGCACGGCCACGGGCCGGATTCTGGCCGAAACCGACCCCGCCCGCCTGGGCCGCTGGTTGACCAACATCATGCGGCAGATAACGGAGTGGGAGGAACGCACCTTGGCCGAGGAGGCGAAGCAGAACCCGCACTTCGCTGCCTTCGAGCAGGTGCCGGAGTAG
- a CDS encoding toprim domain-containing protein — protein MPAASPTPRENDPQELNRFKQSIDLVDYATRRHGYDVKKAGPRGHWHQLEKDGEMLIVSRKGDHQVYLNPGDDRDSGSIIDFVKTRENQTLGQVRQTLRQYLGEPEQGMQAATSPPPPTPAAYAPRPGEPAEVETEAERRARLVAAVMGTHAALTDRSYLHHRHLSDETIDSPAFQGRVFTSQQGNFRNTAFPLYNEHGIATVEQRNDDYKHLLQLPKTGVWVSHPTEGKDTPVQRLVVSESPVDAMSYHQLHHRGAEGQPNTLYVATSGTVTERQVELIQKLIDKQEPKEVVLANDNDAAGRRFNINYLNELQAPRRAREVADGQVAYDEAPRPVEWHATAAGKYHTALRVEFHHATRAEGTEHLTQLTAQVQQLRPSADEAVALEVQRATRQQTVVRLVVPNADSHALEELARTLHAQRETQRGQLERLPHEPGRQPENFIRTEYAISKDFNRDLELLSQGLNREQAAQQARADELAKEQQRQERARQQQEQRQQAQQREAGREQEASSPEAQRREAEQQRQAATMAVAAAGGDPALQRAVQLTVTEPTPADEATPSQAQQMRELLRKAGAQVELRAEADPTSGQLRSELDVRYQPHATPGGLRQLSQTLDALDKSPLVTLREDAAEQAERRQLAALPPGQSVTKTAIVRIDEPEPRAGAPGRAEAVAEQLREGGLNTGSLRSATDPTTHQRHSEIEVSYRLDQPNLARASAALDDVARQPGVQLHEHSGDRAERHRLAPSGIGANALTERAAGPER, from the coding sequence ATGCCCGCAGCCTCTCCTACTCCGCGCGAAAACGACCCCCAGGAGCTCAACCGCTTCAAGCAATCCATTGACCTGGTAGACTACGCCACCCGGCGCCACGGCTACGACGTGAAAAAAGCCGGCCCCCGTGGCCACTGGCACCAGCTCGAAAAGGACGGCGAGATGCTCATCGTTTCCCGCAAAGGCGACCACCAGGTGTACCTGAACCCCGGCGACGACCGGGATTCGGGCTCCATCATCGACTTCGTAAAAACCCGCGAAAATCAGACGCTGGGCCAGGTGCGCCAGACCCTGCGGCAATACCTGGGCGAGCCCGAGCAGGGAATGCAGGCGGCCACTTCTCCCCCACCGCCCACCCCGGCAGCCTACGCGCCCAGGCCCGGCGAGCCGGCGGAGGTGGAAACCGAGGCCGAACGCCGGGCCCGGCTCGTCGCCGCCGTGATGGGCACCCATGCTGCCCTGACGGACCGCAGCTACCTGCACCACCGCCACCTCTCGGATGAAACCATTGACAGCCCGGCTTTTCAGGGACGGGTATTCACCAGCCAGCAGGGAAACTTCCGTAACACAGCCTTTCCCCTGTACAACGAGCACGGCATTGCCACCGTGGAGCAGCGCAACGACGACTACAAGCACCTGCTGCAGCTGCCCAAGACCGGGGTGTGGGTGTCGCACCCCACCGAAGGCAAGGATACCCCGGTGCAGCGCCTGGTCGTGTCGGAGAGCCCGGTGGATGCCATGAGCTACCACCAGCTGCACCACCGCGGCGCCGAAGGGCAGCCCAACACGCTCTACGTGGCTACCAGCGGCACCGTCACCGAGCGGCAGGTGGAGCTGATTCAAAAGCTTATCGACAAGCAGGAGCCCAAGGAAGTGGTGCTGGCCAACGACAATGACGCCGCCGGCCGGCGCTTCAACATCAATTACCTCAACGAGCTGCAGGCCCCGCGGCGGGCCCGCGAAGTAGCCGACGGTCAGGTCGCTTATGACGAGGCGCCCCGCCCGGTGGAGTGGCACGCCACGGCCGCCGGCAAGTACCACACGGCCCTGCGCGTGGAGTTTCACCACGCCACCCGCGCCGAGGGCACCGAACACCTGACCCAACTCACCGCCCAGGTGCAGCAATTGCGGCCTTCGGCGGATGAAGCCGTGGCGCTGGAGGTGCAGCGGGCCACCCGGCAGCAGACTGTGGTGCGGCTGGTGGTTCCCAATGCCGACAGCCACGCCCTCGAAGAGCTGGCCCGCACACTCCACGCCCAGCGGGAAACGCAGCGCGGGCAGCTGGAGCGGCTGCCCCACGAGCCCGGCCGCCAGCCCGAGAACTTCATTCGCACCGAGTACGCCATCAGCAAGGATTTCAACCGCGACCTGGAGCTGCTCAGCCAAGGCCTCAACCGCGAGCAGGCCGCCCAACAGGCCCGCGCCGACGAGCTGGCCAAGGAGCAGCAGCGCCAGGAACGCGCCCGGCAGCAACAGGAGCAGCGCCAGCAGGCGCAGCAGCGCGAAGCCGGGCGGGAGCAGGAGGCCAGCTCCCCGGAAGCCCAGCGCCGCGAGGCTGAGCAGCAGCGCCAGGCCGCAACGATGGCCGTAGCCGCGGCCGGCGGCGACCCGGCGTTGCAGCGCGCGGTCCAGCTTACGGTGACTGAACCTACCCCGGCGGACGAGGCTACCCCCAGCCAGGCCCAGCAGATGCGCGAGCTGCTGCGCAAAGCCGGTGCCCAGGTGGAGCTGCGGGCGGAAGCAGACCCCACCAGTGGCCAGCTGCGCAGCGAGCTCGACGTGCGCTACCAGCCCCACGCCACCCCCGGCGGCCTGCGTCAGCTCAGCCAGACGCTGGATGCACTCGACAAGTCCCCGCTGGTGACGCTGCGGGAAGATGCCGCCGAGCAGGCCGAGCGCCGCCAGCTGGCCGCCCTGCCCCCGGGGCAGTCAGTTACCAAAACAGCCATCGTCCGCATTGACGAGCCCGAGCCCCGAGCCGGCGCACCCGGCCGGGCCGAAGCTGTGGCCGAGCAGCTGCGCGAAGGCGGCCTGAACACCGGCTCGCTGCGCTCGGCCACCGACCCGACCACGCACCAGCGCCACAGCGAGATTGAAGTCAGCTACCGGCTCGACCAGCCCAACCTGGCCCGGGCCAGTGCGGCCCTCGACGACGTGGCCCGCCAGCCCGGCGTACAGCTGCACGAACATTCCGGCGACCGGGCCGAGCGCCACCGTCTGGCGCCTAGCGGCATAGGGGCCAATGCCCTAACCGAGCGCGCTGCCGGGCCCGAGCGGTAG